A region of Bifidobacterium adolescentis ATCC 15703 DNA encodes the following proteins:
- a CDS encoding ABC transporter permease — protein sequence MRFVGKRLALFVAALVGLSALVFVMLRVLPGDVAAVIAGTNATPERIASLRAEFGLDKPLVAQYGDWMAGMLHGDLGVSAVGGRPVARQVAMRAAVTFPLIVLSLLIALAIGLPLGCEAVLTRNPRLRGLFHGIAIVGGAVPALWGGLLLILLFSRGRGLLGLLPAQGFPDTGWATPGKALSCLLLPALTTGITAGASIMRYTRAAVGDMASSQAVDMAMACGMTRKQAVLRVALRLATAQLVSVVGLTFAQMITGVMVVENLFALPGLGAMLVTDVGNRDLVAVQSELFLLAAFFLLLGLVVDMTHRALDPRLKASGVVSGKVNA from the coding sequence ATGCGATTCGTGGGAAAGCGGCTGGCGCTGTTCGTAGCGGCTTTGGTGGGCCTGTCCGCGCTGGTGTTCGTGATGCTGCGCGTATTGCCGGGAGACGTCGCCGCGGTCATCGCCGGCACGAACGCCACCCCCGAACGCATTGCGTCGCTGCGCGCCGAATTCGGCTTGGACAAGCCGCTCGTCGCACAATATGGCGATTGGATGGCGGGCATGCTGCATGGCGACCTCGGCGTGTCCGCAGTCGGCGGACGGCCGGTCGCGCGGCAGGTCGCCATGCGCGCCGCCGTAACGTTCCCTCTGATTGTGCTGAGCCTGCTGATCGCGCTGGCGATCGGCCTGCCGCTTGGCTGCGAGGCCGTCCTGACACGCAATCCGCGGCTGCGCGGCCTGTTCCACGGCATTGCGATCGTGGGCGGCGCGGTGCCCGCATTGTGGGGCGGCCTACTGCTGATCCTGCTGTTCTCCCGTGGCAGGGGACTGTTGGGATTGCTGCCCGCGCAAGGCTTCCCCGACACCGGCTGGGCCACGCCGGGAAAGGCCCTGTCCTGTCTGCTGCTGCCGGCGCTCACCACCGGCATCACAGCCGGCGCGTCCATCATGCGCTACACGCGTGCCGCAGTGGGGGATATGGCCTCATCGCAGGCGGTGGACATGGCCATGGCCTGCGGCATGACCCGCAAACAGGCGGTATTGCGCGTGGCGTTGCGTCTGGCCACTGCGCAACTGGTGTCGGTGGTCGGCCTGACCTTCGCGCAAATGATCACCGGCGTGATGGTGGTGGAAAACCTGTTCGCCCTGCCGGGTCTTGGCGCCATGCTGGTCACCGACGTCGGCAACCGCGACTTGGTCGCGGTGCAAAGCGAACTGTTTCTATTGGCCGCATTCTTCCTGCTGTTGGGACTCGTGGTCGATATGACGCATCGCGCGCTGGATCCACGGCTGAAGGCCTCCGGCGTCGTTTCGGGGAAGGTGAACGCATGA
- a CDS encoding ABC transporter substrate-binding protein, with the protein MASSAAACGANTDTRTQITVWSWEPSMKQVIAGFEKDNPDIRVVWKNTSGYDKLNNAIQDGYGIPDVVQLEYYALRQYAVSSQLVPITGRTEGYADFYTPGTWASVQLNGRVYGLPMDSGPMAFFYNNSVFEQVGVDASKIRTWDDYYEAAKKLKKIGVYITADSGDASFYDTMIWLAGGRPFSTSNDGKNVTIRLTEDKGTREFTEFWQKMIDEGLVATNLTSWSDRWKSAVGQGKVASLFSGAWLPSLLMSDIPGAAGLWRVAQMPTPDGKATTSENGGSALAVLQRSRKPEASYRFIEYACHNAKGITTRVDGGAFPADKNTLSDSKFLSKTTVTDDRGIEVPYFGGQEYNRVLSQAAENVSTGYQYLPFEVYARSDFRSTVGKAYKWSSLLRKEQNRLNIIAAGGQVSDTSNIGDALKNTESSDRIKLKGGIALWQKDLKEYGANQGFTIQ; encoded by the coding sequence ATGGCGTCCAGCGCCGCCGCATGCGGGGCCAATACGGACACACGCACACAGATCACCGTATGGTCGTGGGAGCCGAGCATGAAACAGGTCATCGCCGGCTTCGAAAAAGACAATCCCGACATCCGCGTGGTTTGGAAGAACACCAGCGGTTACGACAAACTCAACAACGCCATCCAAGACGGTTACGGCATTCCCGACGTGGTGCAGCTGGAATATTACGCATTGCGCCAGTACGCGGTCAGCAGCCAGCTCGTGCCCATCACCGGCAGAACCGAAGGCTATGCCGATTTCTACACGCCCGGCACCTGGGCGTCGGTGCAGCTCAACGGACGGGTGTACGGGCTTCCCATGGACTCCGGCCCGATGGCCTTCTTCTATAACAACAGCGTGTTCGAACAGGTTGGCGTGGACGCGTCCAAGATCCGCACATGGGACGACTACTACGAGGCCGCCAAAAAACTCAAGAAAATCGGCGTGTACATCACCGCCGATTCCGGCGACGCCAGCTTCTACGACACGATGATCTGGCTCGCCGGCGGACGCCCGTTCTCCACGTCCAACGATGGCAAGAACGTGACCATCAGACTCACCGAAGATAAAGGCACCCGCGAATTCACCGAATTCTGGCAGAAGATGATCGATGAGGGTTTGGTGGCAACAAACCTCACGTCATGGTCGGATCGATGGAAATCGGCCGTGGGACAAGGCAAAGTCGCCTCGCTGTTCTCCGGCGCATGGCTGCCTTCGCTGCTCATGTCCGACATTCCCGGCGCGGCCGGCCTGTGGCGCGTGGCCCAGATGCCGACGCCCGACGGCAAGGCCACCACATCGGAAAACGGCGGTTCGGCCCTTGCCGTGCTGCAACGTTCCCGCAAACCCGAAGCCTCATACCGTTTCATCGAATACGCCTGCCACAATGCCAAAGGCATCACAACCCGCGTGGATGGCGGCGCGTTCCCAGCCGACAAAAACACCCTATCCGACTCGAAATTCCTCAGCAAGACCACGGTGACCGACGACCGTGGCATCGAAGTGCCCTATTTCGGCGGGCAGGAATACAACCGCGTGCTGTCCCAGGCCGCGGAGAACGTGTCGACCGGATACCAGTATCTGCCGTTCGAAGTGTATGCGCGCAGCGACTTCCGGTCCACGGTGGGCAAGGCCTACAAATGGTCGAGCCTGCTGCGCAAAGAGCAGAACAGGCTCAACATCATCGCCGCAGGCGGTCAGGTCTCCGACACCTCCAACATCGGCGATGCGTTGAAGAACACCGAATCGTCCGACCGCATCAAACTTAAGGGCGGCATAGCCCTATGGCAGAAGGACCTGAAAGAATACGGAGCCAACCAGGGCTTCACCATCCAATAG
- a CDS encoding ABC transporter substrate-binding protein produces MSSPTGAHGEADATKQENEQQPQSTASTDATLNARAKSSNGAKSQGPKKWLIALIAVIAAVAVIVAIAVTRGKNDDANTSGVTKADTVTIGLKLAPVSLDIRHQSGSAIEQVLIGNVYEALLSRDSDNKVQPGLAKSWDISKDGKTYTFHLNQNMTFSNGDKLDADDVAWSINQLKEKQYYNANQVASLDKAEAVDANTVKLTLSTPDSNLLWYLTGRPGLVFDKNAKYNAKTEAVGSGPYTVESFDSASKMVLKANAKYWGTAHKPATQNVVIRFLTDDNAAVNALKSGDVDVLSPVNATLAKSLDASTYTVSAADGSDKFVLAFNCTNAKLKDKRVRQAIRYAINHKEIIASRGNVDYALGGPIPSVDPGYEDLTGLYPYNVDKAKELMKEAGYTTDKPLRLTLTYANTYGTELGDQLKSQLAKIGIDLKIDYVEFSTWLQNVHANGDYELSLVDHAESHDFYKWTTPDYYYHYDGKQAQKLYAKALEATDEADSAKYLKQAAKAVSEDAPADWLFGYRVTVAVNKHVQGFPSKLSQTVLPLWRISRNK; encoded by the coding sequence ATGTCGTCACCTACCGGTGCGCACGGCGAAGCCGACGCAACCAAACAGGAGAACGAACAGCAGCCGCAGTCCACGGCAAGCACCGACGCCACGCTGAACGCGCGTGCGAAATCGTCGAACGGCGCGAAATCGCAAGGCCCGAAGAAGTGGCTTATCGCGTTGATCGCCGTCATCGCCGCCGTCGCGGTGATCGTCGCCATTGCAGTGACGCGCGGCAAAAACGATGACGCGAACACTTCCGGCGTAACTAAAGCCGACACCGTCACCATCGGGCTCAAACTCGCCCCGGTCAGCCTCGACATCCGCCACCAGTCCGGATCGGCCATCGAACAGGTGCTGATCGGCAACGTCTACGAAGCGCTGCTGTCGCGCGACTCCGACAACAAAGTGCAGCCGGGCCTCGCGAAATCCTGGGACATTTCCAAGGACGGCAAGACCTACACCTTCCATCTCAACCAGAACATGACCTTCTCCAACGGCGACAAGCTCGACGCTGACGACGTGGCCTGGTCCATCAACCAGCTCAAGGAGAAGCAGTACTACAACGCCAACCAGGTGGCCAGCCTCGACAAGGCCGAAGCGGTGGACGCCAACACGGTCAAGCTCACCCTTTCCACCCCCGACTCCAACCTGCTGTGGTATCTGACCGGACGTCCTGGCCTCGTGTTCGACAAAAACGCCAAATACAACGCGAAAACCGAAGCGGTCGGCTCCGGCCCGTATACCGTCGAATCTTTCGACTCGGCCAGCAAAATGGTGCTCAAAGCCAATGCGAAATATTGGGGAACCGCGCACAAGCCCGCCACCCAGAACGTGGTGATCCGCTTCCTCACCGACGACAACGCAGCGGTCAACGCGCTGAAAAGCGGTGACGTCGACGTGCTTTCCCCGGTGAACGCCACGCTCGCCAAATCATTGGATGCCAGCACATACACGGTGTCCGCGGCCGACGGCAGCGACAAGTTCGTCCTCGCCTTCAACTGCACGAACGCCAAACTCAAGGACAAGCGCGTCCGCCAGGCCATCCGCTACGCCATCAACCACAAGGAGATCATCGCCTCCCGAGGCAACGTCGACTACGCGCTCGGCGGTCCGATCCCGTCCGTCGACCCCGGTTACGAGGACCTGACCGGCCTGTACCCGTACAACGTGGACAAGGCCAAGGAACTTATGAAGGAAGCCGGTTATACCACCGACAAGCCGTTGCGGCTCACCCTCACCTACGCCAACACGTACGGCACCGAACTGGGCGACCAGCTCAAGAGCCAGCTCGCCAAAATCGGCATCGATTTGAAGATCGACTATGTGGAATTCTCCACATGGCTGCAGAACGTGCACGCCAACGGCGACTACGAGCTGTCATTGGTGGACCACGCCGAAAGCCACGACTTCTACAAGTGGACCACGCCGGACTACTACTACCATTACGACGGCAAGCAGGCGCAGAAACTGTACGCCAAGGCTTTGGAAGCCACCGACGAGGCCGACAGCGCGAAATACCTGAAGCAGGCGGCGAAGGCCGTAAGCGAGGACGCGCCGGCGGACTGGCTGTTCGGCTACCGCGTGACGGTGGCCGTCAACAAGCACGTGCAGGGCTTCCCCAGCAAGCTCAGTCAGACGGTGCTGCCATTGTGGCGGATCTCCAGGAATAAGTAA
- the coaBC gene encoding bifunctional phosphopantothenoylcysteine decarboxylase/phosphopantothenate--cysteine ligase CoaBC — protein sequence MAHILLGVTGSIAAFKACHLASDWSKQGHEVRVVMTAAAQEFVTPLTFSSLTHTPTRMSMFAAGHRPGATADVAPGPDGPLQISHVADAKWADLLAVAPASADIIAKIACGIADDQLTSTILAYDKGPKILCPAMNVHMYENAVTQRNLNTCRELGWTIVEPESGMLACGDAGKGRMEEPARIETAVKALLLANRPDGELPLKGLAVLVTAGPTQEPLDPVRFLTNHSTGKMGYALAEQARNLGAQVTLVSGPVALDAPYGVDVVDVTTARDMFDVVTSRFSDTDITVMAAAVGDFRPVEQARDKIKKNGRSGIELELTSNPDILAWAGEHKRPDQTLCGFAMETRDLEANAAKKLNGKHCDMLVANNLRTPGAGFAADTNVVTVLTPGETADRPSIERWSKMGKDALAKRILVKLAAMRADGERR from the coding sequence ATGGCGCATATTCTTTTGGGGGTCACCGGCAGCATCGCCGCGTTCAAGGCCTGCCATCTCGCCTCCGATTGGAGCAAGCAGGGGCATGAGGTGCGTGTGGTGATGACCGCCGCCGCACAGGAGTTCGTCACTCCCCTGACGTTCAGTTCCCTCACCCACACGCCGACACGCATGTCCATGTTCGCCGCCGGACATCGTCCCGGCGCTACGGCCGACGTGGCACCCGGACCGGACGGTCCGCTGCAGATCAGCCACGTGGCCGACGCGAAGTGGGCGGATCTGCTGGCAGTCGCTCCGGCGAGCGCCGATATCATCGCGAAAATCGCCTGCGGCATCGCCGATGACCAGCTGACCAGCACCATACTCGCGTACGACAAGGGACCGAAGATCCTGTGCCCCGCCATGAACGTGCATATGTATGAAAACGCCGTGACGCAACGCAATCTCAATACCTGCCGTGAGCTCGGTTGGACGATTGTGGAGCCGGAAAGCGGCATGCTGGCCTGCGGCGACGCCGGCAAGGGACGTATGGAGGAGCCGGCACGCATCGAAACGGCGGTGAAAGCGCTGCTGCTTGCGAATCGTCCGGACGGCGAGCTGCCGCTTAAGGGACTTGCCGTGCTCGTCACCGCCGGCCCGACGCAGGAGCCGCTTGATCCGGTGCGGTTCCTCACCAACCATTCCACCGGCAAGATGGGGTATGCCTTGGCCGAACAGGCACGCAATCTGGGCGCGCAGGTGACGCTTGTGTCCGGTCCGGTGGCGTTGGACGCCCCGTATGGCGTGGATGTGGTCGATGTCACGACCGCACGGGATATGTTCGATGTGGTGACGAGCCGTTTCTCGGACACGGACATCACCGTCATGGCCGCGGCCGTCGGCGATTTCCGTCCGGTCGAGCAGGCCCGGGACAAGATCAAGAAGAACGGGCGCAGCGGCATCGAGCTCGAGCTCACGTCGAATCCGGATATTCTGGCTTGGGCCGGCGAGCATAAGCGGCCGGACCAGACATTGTGCGGATTCGCCATGGAGACGCGCGACCTTGAGGCCAACGCGGCGAAGAAGCTTAACGGCAAGCATTGCGACATGCTGGTGGCCAACAATCTGCGCACCCCCGGCGCCGGTTTCGCAGCGGACACGAACGTGGTGACGGTGCTGACGCCGGGCGAAACCGCAGACAGGCCAAGCATCGAACGATGGAGCAAGATGGGCAAGGACGCACTTGCGAAACGTATTCTTGTCAAGCTCGCAGCCATGCGTGCGGACGGCGAACGGCGCTAA
- a CDS encoding ABC transporter ATP-binding protein: MSDPVDSTGPLMKGDDERTPGKLVTLRDVGHTFTGDTWLFRSLNADLRPDRVYALVGPSGSGKSTLLSILAGWVKPSEGSIQRLNIGKTSWVFQNPIGVARRNVIDHVTLPYLARGLDVPQAEACARELLAQFGLAERASSEYRELSGGEAQRLMLARGVASGADLLLVDEPTAQLDVHTADTVNARLGALSRQGMIVVVATHDHRTRDAATDVIDLEDYQ, encoded by the coding sequence ATGAGTGATCCCGTTGATTCCACGGGTCCTCTGATGAAGGGGGATGATGAGCGGACGCCGGGAAAACTGGTGACGTTGCGCGATGTCGGTCACACATTCACTGGAGACACTTGGCTGTTCCGTTCGTTAAATGCTGACCTGCGGCCCGATCGCGTGTACGCGCTGGTGGGGCCTTCCGGTTCGGGCAAAAGCACATTGTTGTCCATATTGGCGGGATGGGTGAAGCCGTCGGAAGGATCCATTCAGCGGCTGAACATCGGGAAAACCAGCTGGGTGTTCCAAAATCCCATCGGAGTGGCGCGCCGAAACGTGATCGACCATGTGACTCTGCCTTATCTTGCGCGGGGGTTGGATGTGCCGCAGGCGGAGGCATGCGCGCGCGAGCTGCTTGCCCAGTTCGGTCTGGCGGAGCGCGCGTCCAGCGAATACCGGGAGCTGTCCGGAGGAGAGGCTCAACGGCTCATGCTGGCGCGTGGCGTGGCGTCGGGCGCCGATCTGCTGCTGGTCGATGAGCCGACCGCGCAACTCGATGTACATACGGCGGATACGGTGAATGCGCGACTGGGCGCGTTGTCAAGACAGGGCATGATCGTGGTGGTCGCCACGCATGATCATCGCACGCGCGACGCCGCCACCGATGTCATCGATTTGGAGGATTACCAATGA
- a CDS encoding ATP-binding cassette domain-containing protein produces MTDVNEGMVLRGRGLDKWYGAKHDRRQVLFGVDADVRAGECLAVIGGSGSGKTTLTRVLLGLESADGGSVEYCGEPVRGDVAHSLRLQSGLVFQSPFDSLDPRWRIGRSIGEPLRMHHPDWPRERVAERVTEVLEMVSLDPGTFVNRFPVDLSGGQAQRAAIARAIVDKPKMLLADEPMSAIDVAARVRILDAFVAIRESQPDMAIIMVSHDLGVVQHIADRILVLHDGRAVEVGPTDQVLGHPQDEYTKRLVQAASL; encoded by the coding sequence ATGACTGACGTGAACGAAGGAATGGTGCTGCGCGGCCGCGGCCTCGACAAATGGTATGGCGCGAAACATGACCGCCGTCAGGTGCTGTTCGGTGTGGATGCGGATGTACGGGCGGGGGAGTGCCTCGCCGTGATCGGCGGCTCCGGGTCGGGCAAGACCACGCTGACCCGCGTGCTGCTGGGGCTCGAATCCGCGGACGGCGGCAGCGTCGAATACTGCGGCGAGCCGGTCCGTGGCGACGTGGCGCACAGTCTGCGCCTGCAGTCCGGATTGGTGTTCCAAAGCCCGTTCGATTCGTTGGATCCGCGATGGCGCATCGGCCGATCCATAGGCGAGCCATTGCGAATGCATCATCCGGATTGGCCACGGGAACGCGTCGCGGAACGTGTGACCGAAGTGCTGGAAATGGTGAGCCTCGATCCGGGAACGTTCGTCAACCGTTTCCCTGTCGACCTGTCCGGAGGGCAGGCGCAGCGCGCCGCGATCGCCCGCGCCATCGTGGACAAGCCGAAGATGTTGCTCGCCGACGAGCCGATGAGCGCCATCGACGTGGCTGCAAGGGTCCGGATCCTCGACGCGTTCGTCGCGATTCGCGAATCGCAGCCCGATATGGCGATCATCATGGTGTCCCACGATCTGGGCGTGGTGCAGCACATCGCGGACCGCATTCTGGTCCTGCACGACGGGCGCGCGGTCGAAGTCGGCCCGACGGACCAGGTGCTGGGCCATCCGCAGGACGAGTACACCAAGCGATTGGTGCAGGCCGCCTCGCTGTAG
- a CDS encoding ABC transporter permease, with translation MSTTGAVVSSIWAKASGRYATIVIGLWLLTAAVSLVWTPYSLLDTDGFNAWASPSAAHPLGTDGTGADVLSWLMAGSRTNLMIAVLTVVVAAAIGLLLVAAMVSRSGALASTSVVVADALISIPTVLIALILSVPFGASAAVVIAACGCAYGLNLARILRPSALLAARSAYVESALWSGASSVRVFFTHIVPNTLPVLCVQLSMSAGTSLLAEAGLTYLGVGVGAGVPSWGHSLSTSVKFISIYPMAVLWPGLVVTMVVVALNLFGDALRDALDPLTNPALREAA, from the coding sequence ATGAGCACGACGGGTGCGGTCGTCTCGTCCATCTGGGCCAAGGCGAGCGGCAGATACGCGACGATCGTCATCGGACTATGGCTGCTGACCGCTGCGGTGTCCTTGGTCTGGACGCCGTATTCGCTGCTCGACACCGACGGTTTCAACGCGTGGGCCTCGCCATCCGCCGCGCATCCGTTGGGCACCGATGGTACCGGAGCGGATGTGCTGAGCTGGCTGATGGCCGGCTCCCGCACGAATCTCATGATCGCCGTGCTCACCGTCGTCGTCGCGGCCGCGATCGGACTGCTGTTGGTGGCAGCCATGGTATCGCGTTCCGGTGCGCTCGCGTCCACATCGGTGGTGGTGGCCGACGCGCTGATCTCCATTCCGACGGTGCTTATCGCATTGATTCTTTCCGTGCCGTTCGGCGCGTCCGCCGCGGTGGTCATCGCCGCCTGCGGTTGCGCGTACGGGCTGAACCTGGCACGCATCCTACGGCCCTCCGCACTGCTCGCCGCACGTTCGGCATACGTCGAATCGGCATTATGGTCGGGGGCAAGCTCCGTCCGCGTGTTCTTCACGCATATCGTGCCGAACACGCTGCCGGTATTGTGCGTGCAGTTGTCCATGAGCGCCGGCACCTCGCTGCTGGCGGAGGCGGGACTCACGTATCTGGGCGTCGGCGTCGGAGCCGGCGTGCCCAGTTGGGGGCATTCGCTGTCCACGTCCGTGAAATTCATCAGCATCTATCCCATGGCCGTCCTATGGCCCGGCTTGGTCGTCACGATGGTGGTGGTCGCGTTGAACCTGTTCGGCGACGCGTTGCGCGACGCGCTCGATCCGCTAACCAATCCCGCGTTGAGGGAGGCCGCATGA
- a CDS encoding type III pantothenate kinase yields the protein MLLMAVDIGNTNVVIGFIDDGRIAGTYRITTKANHTSDEYGLMITQFLALSGYKPADVDDVIISSVVPKVMHSFRASIVKFLDIDPMIVGPGIKTGLNIRMDNPQNMGADCIADCAGAYYEYGGPILVADFGTATTFNYVTADASVISGLITTGIRTAAAALWEGTAQLPEVEITRPKSILAKSTKPAMQAGLYYNFLGGIERTIAQFHKEIDEDFRVVATGGLSRVFADGTNMIDIYDPDLIFKGMWHIYDRNVR from the coding sequence ATGCTTCTGATGGCTGTGGATATCGGCAACACGAACGTCGTGATCGGTTTCATCGACGATGGGCGCATCGCGGGCACGTACCGCATCACCACGAAGGCGAACCACACGTCCGACGAATACGGGCTGATGATCACGCAGTTCCTGGCTTTGAGCGGCTACAAGCCGGCGGATGTCGATGATGTGATCATTTCGTCCGTGGTGCCGAAGGTCATGCATTCGTTCCGTGCGAGCATCGTGAAGTTCCTCGACATCGATCCGATGATCGTGGGACCGGGCATCAAAACGGGACTCAACATCCGCATGGACAATCCGCAGAACATGGGCGCGGACTGCATCGCCGACTGCGCGGGCGCGTATTACGAGTATGGCGGGCCGATTCTGGTGGCTGATTTCGGCACGGCCACCACGTTCAACTACGTCACCGCGGACGCGTCGGTGATTTCCGGACTGATCACCACCGGTATCCGCACCGCCGCGGCCGCACTGTGGGAAGGGACGGCGCAGCTGCCGGAAGTGGAGATCACCCGTCCGAAGTCGATTCTGGCGAAGTCCACGAAACCGGCCATGCAGGCGGGCCTGTACTACAACTTCCTCGGCGGCATCGAACGCACGATCGCGCAGTTCCATAAGGAGATCGACGAGGATTTCCGTGTGGTGGCGACGGGAGGATTGAGCCGCGTGTTCGCCGACGGCACGAACATGATCGACATTTACGATCCGGACCTGATTTTCAAGGGCATGTGGCACATCTACGACCGCAACGTCCGCTGA
- a CDS encoding ABC transporter ATP-binding protein produces the protein MSAVIRHLNIAINGKPIVDDVDLDIADGERVGLVGSSGSGKSMIARAMMGLLPATAQVTGSVELGGTQIVGASDAAVADLRGRYVGMVFQNPSAALNPVMTVAQQVGLPLYLHYDLSLAERSERVTAVLAKVGLGEDVLVKYPHELSGGQRQRVGIATALVTSPRLIIADEPTTALDSITQRQIVDLLTSLVDESGASMLFITHDFAVLNRATTRCYVLECGRIAESGDTDALLDQPRTDAGHRLVRSARALSLHAGQDAGRESVRNPAQKEVDHD, from the coding sequence ATGAGCGCCGTCATACGTCATCTGAACATCGCCATCAACGGCAAGCCGATCGTCGATGATGTCGATTTGGACATCGCCGACGGCGAACGTGTCGGCTTGGTCGGCTCGTCCGGTTCCGGCAAATCGATGATCGCCCGCGCCATGATGGGCCTGCTGCCGGCTACCGCACAGGTGACGGGCAGCGTCGAATTGGGTGGTACGCAGATTGTCGGCGCGTCGGACGCAGCGGTCGCCGACCTGCGCGGACGGTACGTGGGCATGGTGTTCCAGAATCCGTCCGCCGCGTTGAATCCGGTGATGACCGTGGCGCAGCAGGTCGGTCTTCCGCTGTACCTGCATTACGATCTGTCGCTCGCCGAACGGTCGGAACGCGTCACAGCGGTGCTTGCCAAGGTCGGCCTCGGCGAGGACGTGCTGGTGAAATACCCGCATGAACTGTCGGGCGGCCAACGGCAGCGTGTCGGCATCGCCACGGCGCTTGTCACTTCGCCGCGGCTGATCATCGCCGACGAGCCGACCACCGCGTTGGATTCGATCACGCAACGGCAGATCGTGGACCTGCTCACGTCGCTGGTGGACGAGTCGGGCGCGTCGATGCTGTTCATCACGCACGATTTCGCGGTGCTGAACAGGGCCACCACACGCTGTTATGTGCTTGAATGCGGGCGGATCGCGGAATCCGGCGATACGGACGCGCTTCTGGACCAACCGCGCACCGACGCGGGACACAGGCTGGTCCGGTCGGCCCGCGCGTTGTCGTTGCACGCAGGGCAGGATGCCGGGCGGGAATCCGTGCGGAATCCCGCGCAAAAGGAGGTGGACCATGACTGA